The DNA window CAACGTCGACGCCGGTAGACCATCCGTTCAGGTTCCACTTATTTCGCCCATTCCGCTGTTATTGTGCGCTCGGCGAACGCCGAGGATTGGAAGGGGCCATGGAAGTCAATCCGTGTACTGCTGTGCCGAACACCAACGACGCATCATCTGCGGTCCGTTGGTGCCGGACCGTGGAGGTCGGTGGCGTCAGATACACCCGCGCAGTCGTGCGCACACAATGGATTCAACCAGGTGACGATCTGGGTCACCTTCTCGTCAGCCAACTCGGACCACTGCTCGAAGAAGGCGACCTGGCCATCGTCAGTGAGAAGGCGGCAACGATCGCGGAGGGTCTTGCCATCCCCGCGCGTGACGTGTCGGCGGGTTCGCTCGCAACCCGACTTGCGGCCTGGGTGCGGCCAACGGACTCGTCCCGCGGCCTGAGCATTCCGGAGAAGATGGAGTATGTTCTCCGAGAGGCGGGACGCTCCCGAGTGCTGTTCGCCACGGCGACTGCTGCGTTGACACGTCCCCTCGGTCTTCGTGGTGGCTTCTACTTCGTCGCCGGGCGTGTCGCGAGATCGATGGACGGCATGCGTCCTCCCTTCGAGCACATGCTCATTCCGCCACTGACGCCGCGTGTCGCGGGCGCGCTGGCGCGGTCCCTGGCGGACCGTCTCGGATGGCCGGTTGCAATCGTCGACATGAATGATCGTGGTGGCTCGATACGGACGATGTCACATCGCGTGATAAGTGCGCGGCGGTTGCGACGCGTCCTGTCGGACAACCCGTTGGGGCAGCGGGACGAACGCACACCGATCGGCATCGTGCGTCGGCTCTCACCCGGAGCGTTGGCGCCTGCTGCTCGGGAGCCGATCGATGAGCTGTCGCACGAGGTCGAGCAACGCGTCTAGCTCGGGAGCCCTCAGCACCCGCAACGTGGCGAGGTGGATGACCACGCCGGCCGCGGCCGACACAGCGACAGTGAACACGACCCCGGTCGAAGCTGGGGTCGGCAGCACTCCCATGAGCACCCGCATCACGACCGCGGTCGGCACCACGGCTACGACATTGCGCGCCACGGCGGCGACGAGGTCGCGGACGACGACACCGTGGTGCGAACGGGCGAGCATCGCGATCGCCATCACCGCTGACGCGGCGAACGACAGTGTCGTGGCGGCGCCGAGGCCGATGACGCCGAACCTCGGACCGAGCACGAGGTCGCCCACCACGTTGACGCCCAACCCGACGCACGCGATCGCGGCGGGACGCCAGCGGTCCTGGAGCCCGTAGAGCGCCCGCATCGCCAGGTCCCGTACACCGAGCGCGACCAGACCGGGAGCGAACGCGGCCAGCGCGGCCGCGGTGCGTACCGCTGCGGCGTCGGTGAAGGCGCCCCTGCCGTACACGACCTGCACTGTCGGCAACGCCAGGATGACCATGGCGGTCGCGACCGGCGTGAGCAGCGTCAGCAGCGCGGTCATCCCGCGGGTGCTGAGCCACGCGAACGCGCGACGTTGCGACGCAGCCGCCCCCAGGGCCGGATAGAGCACCTGCAACAGCGCGACGACGAGCAGTCCGTGCGGAAGTCCGACGAGGCGGTAGGCGTAGTTCAGCGAGGCGATCGCGCCATCGGGCAGTCCCGACGCGACCATCCGGTCGACGACGACGTTGATGTTCGACACGACGTGACCGACGAGGATCACGGGCAGCAGTCCCGAGATCGCCGCCATTCCTGGATCCCGGAGGCGAACGGCCCCGAACCAACGAAAGCCGGTACGGCGCAACGACGGGAGCTGCACGAGGACCCGGAGGACCGATCCCACCACGAATCCCCACGCGAGTGAGGCAACCCCCATGACGGGACCGAGCACCAGCGCTGCAGCGATCATCGCAGCGTTGAACGGCACACCGACGACCGCCGGCCAGAAGAACCGTCGGTGCACCTGGAGCAGTCCGGAGACGAGGTTCATCCCGGCGACGAACACGGTGGAGATGAGTAGCACGCGCGTCAGATCCGTCGCCAACCGTGCGGGAGCCGTCCCGAAGCCGGGTGCGAGCAGCCGCACCATCGCCGGCGCGGCGAGCGCCACGACGATCGATGCCACACCGAGGACAGCGGTCACCACCACGACGACCGTGCGGAACAACTGATGGCCGAAGTAGGTCTCGCCGTTGCGCACCCTCGCCGATATGAGAGGGACGGTTGCCGTGACGACTGCGGTCGACACGAGGGCGATCAACACGTTCGGTACCTGATGGGCGATGAGGTACGCATCGACTTCGACGCTGGCACCAAACACACCGGCGATGACGGCTTCGCGTAGAAACCCGCTCAACCGGCTCGCGGCCGTCACGACGGTGACAAGCACGGTGGCAGTCGCAACGCCGGCGCCCGCCGTCCGGACGCGAGATCCTGACGCATCTGTCGTCAACTACGGCCCCCGGTCCGGTCGTTCATCCTCGCACCAGCACGAGCGCGTTCGATGGTCAGGTCATAGCACTCCGACGGCCAACACGCGCATCGTCATGAACGACGGACCTTCGCCGACAGCGCCGCGTAGCGGAACCGCACGGGCCAGACCTTAGCGCGAACATCGTCGTATTGCGGTCAACCGCCGCCACCAGAACGGCGCGCCGTCACGCTGCCGCGAGCGATGCGCACCGCATCCTGCTGTTGCGCCCGACGCCCGGAACTGCTTACGTTGTCGCCGGGCTCGCCGCCAGTGGTCGTCATCGTGCGGCTGCCCGGCGCACGATGCACGGCGGGGCACGGCCTGTGACTCGCGTGCCCACGGGAGGTGGTCGCCGATGTCCACACCACCCGTCAGCCGTCGTCGCGTTCTCCGGGCGACCGTGGGCCTGGCGGCGATCGGCACGACCGGGCCGCTGCTCGCGCTGATGGAACGCGCAGCACACTCGACGACCGCGCGGCCGGACCGCCGCCACCTGCGGGCGTCTGACAACGGTGGGTACGGACCGCTGCGTGCTCCGAGACGGCCGAGGTATGCATCCTCCGGGCCGGCCGACCGCGCGTGGCTGGCGCTGCCCGAAGGCTTCGTCTATGCGACGTTCGGTCACACCGGCGAGCGGATGTCGGACGGCAGTCCGACACCGTCCAGACACGACGGCATGGCCGCGTTCCACGCCCCTTCGGACTGCGGGTCCGTGTGGCTGGTGCGCAACCACGAGCTCAGCCCGGGCGACGTACCTCCGGTCGTCGGTGCACCCACTTACGACGACGGAGCGGCCGGCGGCACGACCAACCTGTTGTTCGACACCCGGCGCCCGCGACTGCTGAAACACTTCGCGACCATAGCTGGGACCACGCGCAACTGCGCGGGCGGGCCGACGCCGTGGGGCACCTGGCTGACCTGCGAGGAGACCTTCGATGCCGGCCCCGATCGGCCGCACGGCTACGTCTTCGAGGTCCCCGCCGACCGGCCCGCCACCGCCGCGAAGCCACTTGTCGAGATGGGACGCTTCGTCCACGAGGCGGTCGCGGTCGACCCGGCGTCGGGCTTCGTGTACGAGACCGAGGACCGCACCACGGCCGGCTTCTACCGGTTCCGGCCGAAGAGGCCCGGGAGCCTGGCCGACGGGGGACGTCTCCAGATGCTCAAGGTGAGGCATCGCCCGAACTACGACACGCGAACCGGGCAGCGCGTCGACGAGCCCCTCCCGGTGGTCTGGGTCGACATCGACGAGCCCGATCCGGCAGCGGCCGCCGAACCCCTGACGGTCTACCATCAGGGCGCCGCTCGGGGGGGCGCGACCTTCGGCCGGCTCGAGGGCGCCTGGTACGGCAACGGCTCCATCCACATCGTCTCGACCTCCGGCGGTGACGTGGGTAGGGGCCAGGTCTGGGAGTACCGACCCCACGACGCGCGCGGTGGCT is part of the Euzebyales bacterium genome and encodes:
- the murJ gene encoding murein biosynthesis integral membrane protein MurJ — its product is MTAASRLSGFLREAVIAGVFGASVEVDAYLIAHQVPNVLIALVSTAVVTATVPLISARVRNGETYFGHQLFRTVVVVVTAVLGVASIVVALAAPAMVRLLAPGFGTAPARLATDLTRVLLISTVFVAGMNLVSGLLQVHRRFFWPAVVGVPFNAAMIAAALVLGPVMGVASLAWGFVVGSVLRVLVQLPSLRRTGFRWFGAVRLRDPGMAAISGLLPVILVGHVVSNINVVVDRMVASGLPDGAIASLNYAYRLVGLPHGLLVVALLQVLYPALGAAASQRRAFAWLSTRGMTALLTLLTPVATAMVILALPTVQVVYGRGAFTDAAAVRTAAALAAFAPGLVALGVRDLAMRALYGLQDRWRPAAIACVGLGVNVVGDLVLGPRFGVIGLGAATTLSFAASAVMAIAMLARSHHGVVVRDLVAAVARNVVAVVPTAVVMRVLMGVLPTPASTGVVFTVAVSAAAGVVIHLATLRVLRAPELDALLDLVRQLIDRLPSSRRQRSG
- a CDS encoding coenzyme F420-0:L-glutamate ligase, with product MEGAMEVNPCTAVPNTNDASSAVRWCRTVEVGGVRYTRAVVRTQWIQPGDDLGHLLVSQLGPLLEEGDLAIVSEKAATIAEGLAIPARDVSAGSLATRLAAWVRPTDSSRGLSIPEKMEYVLREAGRSRVLFATATAALTRPLGLRGGFYFVAGRVARSMDGMRPPFEHMLIPPLTPRVAGALARSLADRLGWPVAIVDMNDRGGSIRTMSHRVISARRLRRVLSDNPLGQRDERTPIGIVRRLSPGALAPAAREPIDELSHEVEQRV
- a CDS encoding alkaline phosphatase PhoX, encoding MSTPPVSRRRVLRATVGLAAIGTTGPLLALMERAAHSTTARPDRRHLRASDNGGYGPLRAPRRPRYASSGPADRAWLALPEGFVYATFGHTGERMSDGSPTPSRHDGMAAFHAPSDCGSVWLVRNHELSPGDVPPVVGAPTYDDGAAGGTTNLLFDTRRPRLLKHFATIAGTTRNCAGGPTPWGTWLTCEETFDAGPDRPHGYVFEVPADRPATAAKPLVEMGRFVHEAVAVDPASGFVYETEDRTTAGFYRFRPKRPGSLADGGRLQMLKVRHRPNYDTRTGQRVDEPLPVVWVDIDEPDPAAAAEPLTVYHQGAARGGATFGRLEGAWYGNGSIHIVSTSGGDVGRGQVWEYRPHDARGGYLRLTFESTGVELLNSPDNITVSPKGSLVLCEDGDGANTLRGVTRQGQIFDVAQNVRNASEIAGATFSPDGSTLFLNIQDPGLTVAITGPWGRGAL